The following nucleotide sequence is from Chryseobacterium sp. CY350.
AGTTAAGAGAATGGATTCCTTTGGTGATGAGCAAACGAAATAATGCAGAAGTTCTCGCAGCCACAAAAATGGATTTGGGAACCGATGTAAATTTCGGAAGTTTAACCAGAAAAATGGGAAGACATTTATTAGAAGATTCAAACGTTGAGGTATTTCTTTACCACGAGGTTAAAGATATTGATCCCAGAAGCGACGGAAAGTGGGAAATGAAAGTGAAAGACAGGATTCACAGTCACAAGCAGGAAGTTGTTGCAGATTTTGTTTTTATCGGTGCGGGCGGTTATGCTTTACCGTTATTGGAAAGTTCAGATATCAAGGAGAGTGAAGGTTACGGAGGCTTCCCGGTTTCAGGAGAATGGCTGGTTACGCACAATCCTGAATTAGTAGAAAAACATCAGGCAAAAGTTTATACTCAGGCAACGGTAGATGCGCCGCCAATGTCTGTTCCGCATTTAGATTTAAGGATTATCGATGGTAAAAAAGCATTGTTATTCGGACCGTTTGCAGGATTTTCAACTAAATTTTTAAAAGAAGGAAATTATCTTGATTTACCGGCAAGTGTCAACACAAAAAATATAAAATCGCTTTTCGGAGCTTGGTGGCATAATATTCCGCTGACGAAATATCTTGTACAACAGGTTGCGATGACAAAAGCGCAGAGAATTCAGCATTTAAGAGAGTTTGTAAAAGATGCGAAAGAAGAAGACTGGGAACTGAAAGTTGCCGGGCAGCGGGTACAGGTGATTAAAAAAGATGATCAACTTGGCGGAAAATTGGAATTCGGAACCGAGGTCGTAGTCAATAAACAGGGAACAATTGCTTCTTTGTTAGGTGCGTCTCCTGGAGCTTCTACGGCAGTTTATGCAATGGTGAATGTCCTGGAAAAATGTTTCCGTGAGAAAATTAACGGTGAATGGAAAGAAAAACTTTTAGAAATGATTCCTTCATATGGACAAAAATTAGCCGAAAATCCTGAACTTACCGAAAAAGTAAGAGCGTACAGCAAAGAAAAATTAGAACTCAAATATTAAAATATCAGTAATGGGTGGTGAGTAATATGTAATTTGACGGAATTTTTTATTTCTCGTTGCCAATTACTTATCACCAATTATCATTACCCATCAACCATGGAGGAAGTAGTCGTAAAACCCATCATCGCAAAAGAATTACTGGAATCTCTTCAGACCAAAATTGAGGAAGAGAAACAGGTGATCGTGCATTGCTGTTTTCCGGCATCACCGTTTTTGGGAAATCTGATCAGAATCTGGAATACCACGTACCTTCTTGATAATCATTCAAGTCACAAAAGCAAACTGATTCATGCTGAAAATATTACGATTTATCCGAACTGGACGGTAGTTCCATTTATGAAAGATTTTTGGTTTACTTTAGTTTTTTCGGGTCTTCCGAAAGATTGTACAAGCTTCGATTTTAAAGAAGTTATTCCCGAAGAAGGCGGTTTTTTCGTGAATTCTATTAAGAGAAACGGATCAGATATTTACAGAATTAAAATCTCAGAAGAGTAAATGAAAAAGCATATCTTATTTTTACTTTTGCTATTTCCTCTGCTTGTGTTTTCTCAGAAAAATAAACAGCAGTCGAAGGAGATTCAGGAAATTAAAAAGTTTCAGTCAGATTTAAACAAAGAATATTTAGATCCAAAAGAAACACCTTTGAGAGATGATAATTTTGCTAAATTTAAAAAGCATCCTTTCTTTCCGATAGACTTAAAATACAGAGTTACCGCAAAATTCAGGAAAACTGAAAATCCGCAACCTTTTGATCTTCCCACATCTTCCGGAAAATTGAAATCGTATCAGGAATTTGGGAAAGCGAGTTTTGATTTAGATGGTAAGTCGCACAGCTTGACGATTTACCAAAGTTTAGATTTAATGAAAAAAGAAGAATATAAAGACTATCTTTTTCTTCCTTTTCGTGACAAAACCAACAACAGAGAAACGTACGGCGGTGGAAAATATATGGATTTGAAAATTCCGGAGGGAAATACCATTGTATTAGATTTTAACCAGTCGTATCAGCCTTTTTGCGCTTACAATGCATACGACTACAATTGCCCGATCGTTCCTGAAGAAAATAAACTTGCTGCTGAAATACGAGCAGGAGTGATGTATGAAGATATTTATCATCATTAAATTATGACTGAATTAAAATTTTACCAGCCCGAAGATCTTCCCGAACTAGATTATGTTCTGGACGAGATTCAGTCGCAGTATACCGCAACTGCAAAGCAGGCATTAGAAAAAATTGAAGAGAGAAATCAAAAAGAAGATTTTTTTGCTTATCCAATAACCATATTTTTTGAAGAAAAAGTTGCCGGGTTTTTTGTACTCGATTTCGGCGATGATAAATATGACCTTACAGAAAATCCGGATTCTGTTTTGCTGCGTTCGTTATCTGTAAATCCAGAATTGCAGGGAAGAGGAATCGGAAAATCTTCAATGGCTATAGTTGATAATTTCATTGAAGAGCATTTTTCAGACTGTAACGAGATTGTTTTAGCTGTTAACGAAAAAAATACCGCAGCTTTTCAATTGTATACCGACAGCGGATATAAATTTGACGGTAAAACGCGAGAAGGCAGAAGCGGACCTCAGTTTTTACTGTTTAAAAAGCTTTAGTATAATTTAAAATCTAAATGTCTACTTTGGCGTGATACTTTCAATGAAATTAAGAACTATAAAAATTTAAAATGGAAGTATCGCTTAAAAATCAGGTAGCCATCATCACAGGCGCATCAAGCGGCATCGGCATCGGCATTGCAAAATCAATAGCAGAAGCCGGCGCAACAGTCATTGTGAATCACTCATCCGAAAGATCATCAGAAAATGCTAAAGAAGTTTTAAAGGAAATTACAGATGCCGGAGGAAACGGAATAACTTATCAGTGTGATGTTTCAAAAGAAGATGAAGTTGTCAAGATGTTTCAGGATGTCATTGGAAAATTCGGAACGGTTGATATTTTGGTCAATAATGCCGGGATTCAGAAAGACGCAAAGTTTACAGAAATGACGCTTGATGACTGGAATGCTGTAATGGGCGTTAATCTCACCGGTCAGTTTTTATGCGCCAGAGAAGCCATCAAAGAATTTCTTCGCCGCGGTATCGATACTTCGCGATCTTTGGCCTGCGGAAAAATCATTCATATAAGTTCTGTTCATGAAGTTATTCCCTGGGCAGGTCACGCCAATTATGCTGCTAGTAAAGGTGCAATAAGAATGCTGATGCAGACATTGGCACAGGAATATGGTGCAGATAAGATCCGTGTAAATTCTATTTGCCCCGGAGCAATACAGACACCGATCAATAAAGACGCATGGAGTACTCCGGATGCACTCAATTCTTTGCTGAAACTAATTCCTTATAATAGAATCGGTCAGCCAAAAGATATTGGAAATCTGGCGGCTTTTCTTGCAAGCGATCTGGCAGATTATATTTCCGGCGCGAGTATATTTGTTGACGGCGGAATGACCACTTTTGAAAGCTTTTCTACAGGAGGATGATGAGTATAGCAGTTGTAAAGGTTGAATTGTCAATGGTGAGTCACTTCGTTTTTCAATTTTTTCAATAATTATTTCAAATTAAAAGTTAAATTCACTATTCAAATTGACAATTAATTGCGAAGCAAATTCGCCGTTCATTCTCAAATTCATCAATCAATTATGACAGAAAAAGAAAGATTATCAGATGTTTCATGGAAAAAATGGGGCTCTTATGTAAGCAATCGTGAATGGGGATTGGTGCGAGAAGATTATAGCGCAGATGGTGATGCGTGGAACTATACCAACCACGACATTGCAGAATCTAAAACATACAGGTGGGGCGAGGAAGGCATTTGCGGAATTTGTGATGATGACCAGAAACTCGTTTTTTCTGTCGGTTTTTGGAATAAGAAAGACAAAATTGTAAAAGAACGGTTCTTTGGTCTTTCAAACGGACAGGGAAATCACGGTGAAGATGTAAAAGAATATTTCTATTATCTGGATGCGACGCCCACGCATTCTTACATGAAAATGCTATATAAATATCCTCAGAATGCTTTTCCTTACGAAGATTTAATAAATACAAATGCGGAAAGAAGCAAAGAAGAGACGGAATATGAATTAATTGATACAGGAATTTTTAATAAAAACAAATATTTTGATATTTTCATTGAATATGCCAAAGAAAGTCAGAATGATATTTTAGTTAAAATTACGATTACTAATAAATCCGAATCTGAATCTCCTTTAATTATTTTGCCGACGGTATGGTTTAGAAATACGTGGAATTGGGGTTATGAGGATTATAAACCAAACCTTCAGTCTGAAGAAGCGACCCATATTAAGGTTAACCATAAAGATTTAGAAATTAAAAACATTTATGCAAAACAGTCTTCAAAGACTTTATTCTGCGATAATGAAACTAATAATGAAAAGCTATATCAATCAGCAAATAATTCAAAATATCCAAAAGACGGAATCAATAATTTCGTCATCACAGGAGATTCTTCAACAGTTAATCCGAAAGATATCGGAACTAAGGCATCATTTTTTATAGACGAAAACTTTAAAGCTAAAGAAACCAAAATCTTTGAATTAAGAATCAGTGATAAAGACTTGAAACAGCCTTTTAAAGATTTTAATGAAATTTTTAATAATAGAGTACAAGAGTCGGATGATTTTTATGCTGAAATTCAAAAGGAAATTACTTCTGATGATGAAAAATTGGTTCAGAGACAGGCTTTTGCAGGAATGCTCTGGAACAAAATGTTTTATCATTACAATGTAGAAAAATGGCTGAAAGGTGATCCTTCCCAGATGAATGTTCCCAAATCCAGGGAGAAAATCAGGAATTACGAATGGACGCATCTGAACAATTCGCATATCATATCTATGCCCGATAAGTGGGAATATCCTTGGTACGCAACCTGGGATCTGGCTTTTCACACCATCAGTTTTTCACTGATTGACCCTGAATTTTCAAAGCAGCAACTTAAACTTTTTCTTTTTGAATGGTATATGCATCCCAATGGTCAACTTCCTGCATATGAATGGGATTTTAGCGACGTCAATCCGCCGGTACACGCGTGGGCAGTTTTCAGAGTATTTAAAATAGATGAACAGATGCGTGGAAAACCTGATCTGGCATTTCTCGAAAGTGCATTTCAGAAACTTCTAATGAATTTCACTTGGTGGGTGAACAAAAAAGACAGCAACGGAAATAACATTTTTGAAGGTGGATTTTTGGGACTCGATAACATCGGAATTTTTGACCGGAATACACCGCTGCCAAACGGAGAACGACTGGAACAGGCGGATGGAACAAGCTGGATGGCAATGTTTGCTCTTAATATGATGAGAATTGCGTTAGAATTGGCGCAGTACAATAAAATTTACGAAGAAATGGCGACCAAGTTTTTCGAACATTTTCTTTCGATTGCGCATTCTCTTGATAATATGGGGGAAGAATGTTTCAGCCTTTGGGATGAGCAGGATGAATTTTTCTACGATGCGATTTCTTCGAATGATAAGAACAATATGTATCTAAGAATGAGAACGATTGTAGGACTGATTCCGATGTTTGCCGTTGAGGTCATTGATGATGAAATGATTGAAAAATTACCCAATTTTAAAAACAGAATGAATTGGATTCTCGAAAATAAACCCGAGCTGGCTGCACTGGTCTCTCATTGGGAAATAAAAGGTGAGAAATCAAAACATTTATTGTCGCTGCTCCGTGGTCACCGTTTAAAGAGATTATTATACAGGATGCTGAATCCCAGCGAGTTTCTAAGTGATTATGGAATCAGGGGATTGTCGAAAGAATATGAAGAAAATCCTTATCAATTACATTTAAACGGAACAGATTATTCTGTGAAATATACTCCAGCAGAAAGCGACGGCTCACTTTTCGGAGGAAACAGCAACTGGCGCGGACCAATCTGGTTTCCGATTAATTTTTTAATTATTGAAAGTCTGCAGAAGTTTTTCTTCTATTACAGTCCGGATTTTGTGGTGGAATATCCTACGGGAAGCGGAAATTATTCTAATCTTGAAGAAATTGCGGAGTCGTTGGGAAAAAGATTATCCAACATATTTCTTAAAGATAAGAATGGGAACAGACCATTTAATAATCAGTATCCGCAGTTCCAGACAGATCCCGATTTTAAAGATTATATTCTTTTTTATGAATATTTTCATGGTGATAACGGCCGTGGAGTGGGAGCTTCTCATCAAACCGGCTGGACGGGATTAATTGCCAAACTTCTGCAGCCTGAACCGGCGGAAAAACAATCACTAAAATCTGAAACCAGAACATCAGATATTTCCGGAAAGTAAAAAATTATTCGAAGATCTGCTGAATGATTTCTAAAGAATTCGGAGTTCTGAAATCAGGAATATGATAATGATAATATACTAAAATACTATCTAGAAAATTTTTCCTTTTAGAAGATGGTATTTTAGTTTCGTAAGGGTTTTGTGATGTCATAATGCTTTTCCATATTGAAGAATTTTCTTCATCAAAAATAGGATGCGTAGAGTTGTAAACAAAATTTCCTGTTTCAGGATCGAGAAATTTGCCTTCTCCTAAAAGTGGTGCAACTCCCTGGATTTTTAAAATTTTAATTAAAAAAATGAGATGCGACTGATAATTTTTGTTACTGAGTTGATCTGTAAATTCATCAATTGTGGAAAATAGAGGGAGATTTTTATTTTCATTTCGTAAAATCTGATTCAGAAAATCTGATATGAAAAATACTACCGTGTTGGCTTTTATATCTGTGTAAAGATCATGGAGATTTAGCAATTCAAATCCTGAAATGGTCTGCATGCCACTTCCTTTTCCGAGTCGTACAGAGAAATTTAGTTTATTCAAAGGCAAAAGGAACGCTTTCTTTTTACTTTTTTTGGTATAAATACCTTTTAGAAAATAAGTCTGAAAACCTTCCTCTTCTGTAAAACAATGCAGGATAGCATCGTTTTCTCCGTATTTTATAAAAGAAAGTAAAAAACCGTTTTGAGAATTCATTAATTAACAACAGCTATTTTTGCAGTCGCTTTATCGCTTGCATCTTCATTGGTCATCAAGACAAAATAAATTCCGGATGCTACTCTTTTACCTTTTTGATTATTAAGATCCCACTCATAGTATCCGTTTCTTGCAACTGCAGAATGTACGATATTTCCTGCGGCATCTGTGATTCTGATATTTGTTTTTTCCGCAAGACCTCGTATGGTTACATTTCCTTTAAATTGAGAATGTACCACAGGATTGGGATATACCAATACATTTCCGAAATTTGACGTTACATCTGCTACGTCACCTTGATAAGTCACGATTCCGTCATAAGTAACAAAATATACTTTTCCTGTTTTCTTATCAACTTTAATATCCGTCACCGAATTGGTAGGAAGAGGCGAATTTTCTTTTGTAAATCTTTTAATCACCTGCTCCCCGGAAGCAGAAAGATAATAAACTCCACCGCCGTCAATAGAAATCCATTTTTGATTTCCGCCGTCAACTTCTACCTGCAAAATCTGCGAATCTCTGAAAAGTTCTTCTGCAAGACCATTCTGTTCGATAACGATTGGCTCAAGCTGTACATTTGCATTTTTCACCTCATTGGCTGCGTTGGGAAGTATTCTTAATCCGCTGTCTGTTCCTATCCAAGCATCTCCCGACTTGTCGACCGCCACTGAAAGTGTTCCTCCGGAATTTCCCGGAAGCCCATTGGTAACGCTTAGTAAATATTGAGAATCATCAGAAAAATTTGATGTTTTTTTGTAGTCATAGACCAGAAAATTATTTGATCTCG
It contains:
- a CDS encoding DUF1684 domain-containing protein, giving the protein MKKHILFLLLLFPLLVFSQKNKQQSKEIQEIKKFQSDLNKEYLDPKETPLRDDNFAKFKKHPFFPIDLKYRVTAKFRKTENPQPFDLPTSSGKLKSYQEFGKASFDLDGKSHSLTIYQSLDLMKKEEYKDYLFLPFRDKTNNRETYGGGKYMDLKIPEGNTIVLDFNQSYQPFCAYNAYDYNCPIVPEENKLAAEIRAGVMYEDIYHH
- the mqo gene encoding malate dehydrogenase (quinone) encodes the protein MPNTILSRTPKPKYDVVLIGGGIMSATLATLLHEFDPNLNIAIFERLGRFAKESTAAWNNAGTGHSAFCELNYTPENEDGTIDISKAEKIAEQFEISKQFWSYLIDKKYISTPTDFINTCAHMSLVFGEKDAEYLKKRHEAMKDSPLFSAMKFSTDHDQLREWIPLVMSKRNNAEVLAATKMDLGTDVNFGSLTRKMGRHLLEDSNVEVFLYHEVKDIDPRSDGKWEMKVKDRIHSHKQEVVADFVFIGAGGYALPLLESSDIKESEGYGGFPVSGEWLVTHNPELVEKHQAKVYTQATVDAPPMSVPHLDLRIIDGKKALLFGPFAGFSTKFLKEGNYLDLPASVNTKNIKSLFGAWWHNIPLTKYLVQQVAMTKAQRIQHLREFVKDAKEEDWELKVAGQRVQVIKKDDQLGGKLEFGTEVVVNKQGTIASLLGASPGASTAVYAMVNVLEKCFREKINGEWKEKLLEMIPSYGQKLAENPELTEKVRAYSKEKLELKY
- a CDS encoding glucose 1-dehydrogenase; amino-acid sequence: MEVSLKNQVAIITGASSGIGIGIAKSIAEAGATVIVNHSSERSSENAKEVLKEITDAGGNGITYQCDVSKEDEVVKMFQDVIGKFGTVDILVNNAGIQKDAKFTEMTLDDWNAVMGVNLTGQFLCAREAIKEFLRRGIDTSRSLACGKIIHISSVHEVIPWAGHANYAASKGAIRMLMQTLAQEYGADKIRVNSICPGAIQTPINKDAWSTPDALNSLLKLIPYNRIGQPKDIGNLAAFLASDLADYISGASIFVDGGMTTFESFSTGG
- a CDS encoding GNAT family N-acetyltransferase, yielding MTELKFYQPEDLPELDYVLDEIQSQYTATAKQALEKIEERNQKEDFFAYPITIFFEEKVAGFFVLDFGDDKYDLTENPDSVLLRSLSVNPELQGRGIGKSSMAIVDNFIEEHFSDCNEIVLAVNEKNTAAFQLYTDSGYKFDGKTREGRSGPQFLLFKKL
- the recO gene encoding DNA repair protein RecO, whose protein sequence is MNSQNGFLLSFIKYGENDAILHCFTEEEGFQTYFLKGIYTKKSKKKAFLLPLNKLNFSVRLGKGSGMQTISGFELLNLHDLYTDIKANTVVFFISDFLNQILRNENKNLPLFSTIDEFTDQLSNKNYQSHLIFLIKILKIQGVAPLLGEGKFLDPETGNFVYNSTHPIFDEENSSIWKSIMTSQNPYETKIPSSKRKNFLDSILVYYHYHIPDFRTPNSLEIIQQIFE
- a CDS encoding MGH1-like glycoside hydrolase domain-containing protein, producing the protein MTEKERLSDVSWKKWGSYVSNREWGLVREDYSADGDAWNYTNHDIAESKTYRWGEEGICGICDDDQKLVFSVGFWNKKDKIVKERFFGLSNGQGNHGEDVKEYFYYLDATPTHSYMKMLYKYPQNAFPYEDLINTNAERSKEETEYELIDTGIFNKNKYFDIFIEYAKESQNDILVKITITNKSESESPLIILPTVWFRNTWNWGYEDYKPNLQSEEATHIKVNHKDLEIKNIYAKQSSKTLFCDNETNNEKLYQSANNSKYPKDGINNFVITGDSSTVNPKDIGTKASFFIDENFKAKETKIFELRISDKDLKQPFKDFNEIFNNRVQESDDFYAEIQKEITSDDEKLVQRQAFAGMLWNKMFYHYNVEKWLKGDPSQMNVPKSREKIRNYEWTHLNNSHIISMPDKWEYPWYATWDLAFHTISFSLIDPEFSKQQLKLFLFEWYMHPNGQLPAYEWDFSDVNPPVHAWAVFRVFKIDEQMRGKPDLAFLESAFQKLLMNFTWWVNKKDSNGNNIFEGGFLGLDNIGIFDRNTPLPNGERLEQADGTSWMAMFALNMMRIALELAQYNKIYEEMATKFFEHFLSIAHSLDNMGEECFSLWDEQDEFFYDAISSNDKNNMYLRMRTIVGLIPMFAVEVIDDEMIEKLPNFKNRMNWILENKPELAALVSHWEIKGEKSKHLLSLLRGHRLKRLLYRMLNPSEFLSDYGIRGLSKEYEENPYQLHLNGTDYSVKYTPAESDGSLFGGNSNWRGPIWFPINFLIIESLQKFFFYYSPDFVVEYPTGSGNYSNLEEIAESLGKRLSNIFLKDKNGNRPFNNQYPQFQTDPDFKDYILFYEYFHGDNGRGVGASHQTGWTGLIAKLLQPEPAEKQSLKSETRTSDISGK